The Lentzea guizhouensis genome contains a region encoding:
- the argS gene encoding arginine--tRNA ligase — protein MLRGDVGLELGQRVALALRAALDVDITAEEALIRPSNRDGADYQCNVAMSLAKKVGRNPREVAQLIVEHLDAADAVETPEIAGPGFINLRLTQAFLEQQTNNLRHDERLGVPTTQEPRRIAIDYSSPNVAKEMHVGHVRATVIGDALSRLLAFAGHEVIPHNHLGDWGTPFGMLIEHLTDLGHGDDFRISDLNGFYQAARAKFDSDPAFADRSRRRVVLLQGGDEATLALWRELVAESQRHFDHIYDVLGIQLTAEDTYGESFYNPFLADTITELQQKGLVEESDGALCVFPPGFKGREGDRQPLIVRKSDGGYGYATTDFATVRYWVRERKVDELIYVVGAPQTLHFQMIFATSKQAGWLDDAHTAVHTPFGTILGEDGKTIRTRAGGTIKLVDLLTEAVEHAEKAIPETSQVEGEERAELARVLGIGAVKYADLHNDREKDYVFSWDKMLAKTGDTSVYVQYANARTHSIALKVGRTAPNDAAITLHEKAERDLALKLLQLPAAVQAAIDDLAPHKLTAYLFDTATALSTFYENCPVRNAETQELQDSRLHLLNLTSRVLTLGLGLLGIGAPERL, from the coding sequence GTGCTGCGTGGGGATGTCGGGCTCGAGCTGGGCCAGAGGGTCGCGCTGGCGTTGCGCGCTGCTCTGGACGTGGACATCACCGCCGAGGAAGCGCTGATCCGACCGTCCAACCGCGACGGTGCCGACTACCAGTGCAACGTGGCCATGAGCCTCGCCAAGAAGGTCGGCCGCAACCCCCGCGAGGTCGCCCAGCTGATCGTCGAGCACCTCGACGCGGCCGATGCCGTGGAGACGCCCGAGATCGCCGGGCCCGGCTTCATCAACCTCAGGCTGACGCAGGCCTTCCTCGAACAGCAGACGAACAACCTCCGCCACGACGAGCGGCTCGGCGTGCCCACGACGCAGGAGCCGCGTCGGATCGCCATCGACTACAGCAGCCCGAACGTCGCCAAGGAGATGCACGTCGGCCACGTGCGGGCCACGGTCATCGGTGACGCGTTGTCGCGGTTGCTGGCGTTCGCCGGGCACGAGGTCATCCCGCACAACCACCTCGGTGACTGGGGCACGCCGTTCGGCATGCTCATCGAGCACCTCACCGACCTCGGGCACGGGGACGACTTCCGGATCAGCGACCTCAACGGCTTCTACCAGGCCGCGCGGGCCAAGTTCGACAGCGACCCCGCGTTCGCCGACCGGTCGCGGCGCCGGGTCGTGCTGCTGCAGGGTGGCGACGAGGCGACGCTGGCGCTGTGGCGGGAGCTGGTCGCGGAGTCGCAGCGGCACTTCGACCACATCTACGACGTGCTGGGCATCCAGCTCACCGCCGAGGACACCTACGGCGAGAGCTTCTACAACCCGTTCCTCGCCGACACGATCACCGAGCTGCAGCAGAAGGGGCTCGTCGAGGAGTCCGACGGCGCGCTGTGCGTGTTCCCGCCCGGCTTCAAGGGCAGGGAGGGCGACCGGCAGCCGTTGATCGTGCGCAAGAGCGACGGCGGCTACGGGTACGCGACCACCGACTTCGCGACCGTGCGGTACTGGGTGCGGGAGCGCAAGGTCGACGAGCTGATCTACGTGGTCGGCGCGCCGCAGACGCTGCACTTCCAGATGATCTTCGCGACGTCGAAGCAGGCCGGTTGGCTGGACGACGCGCACACGGCGGTGCACACGCCGTTCGGCACCATCCTCGGTGAGGACGGCAAGACGATCAGGACTCGCGCGGGCGGCACGATCAAGCTCGTCGACCTGCTCACCGAGGCCGTGGAGCACGCCGAGAAGGCGATCCCGGAGACGTCCCAGGTGGAGGGTGAGGAACGCGCGGAGCTCGCCCGCGTCCTCGGCATCGGCGCGGTGAAGTACGCCGACCTGCACAACGACCGCGAGAAGGACTACGTCTTCTCGTGGGACAAGATGCTGGCCAAGACCGGCGACACGTCCGTGTACGTCCAGTACGCCAACGCGCGCACGCACTCCATCGCGCTCAAGGTCGGCCGCACGGCGCCAAACGACGCCGCGATCACTCTGCACGAGAAGGCCGAACGCGACCTGGCGCTCAAGCTGCTGCAGCTGCCGGCGGCGGTCCAGGCGGCCATCGACGACCTGGCCCCGCACAAGCTGACCGCCTACCTGTTCGACACCGCCACGGCGCTCTCGACGTTCTACGAGAACTGCCCGGTCAGGAACGCGGAGACGCAGGAGTTGCAGGACTCACGGCTGCATTTGCTGAACCTGACGAGCAGGGTGCTGACCCTCGGGCTCGGCCTGCTGGGAATTGGCGCACCCGAGCGGCTCTAA
- a CDS encoding response regulator transcription factor, with protein MLGWGRTNREIAAELVLSVRTVGLHVSHVLAKLGAGNRSEAARIARDQT; from the coding sequence ATGCTCGGCTGGGGCCGCACCAACCGCGAGATCGCCGCCGAGCTGGTGCTGAGCGTGCGCACCGTCGGCCTGCACGTGTCGCACGTGCTGGCCAAGCTCGGCGCGGGCAACCGGTCGGAGGCCGCGCGCATCGCCCGCGACCAAACCTAG
- a CDS encoding sodium:solute symporter: MALDYAVIAAYVLGMIGMGWWGMRRATSKSEYLVAGRRLGFAMYSGTMSAVVLGGASTIGGVGLGYKFGISGAWMVFAIGLGILLLSALFARRIVRLKVYTVSQMLDLRYGGSSSMVSGTVMWAYTLMLTVTSTIAYSTIFTVLFGLPKSVGVIIGGGIVVLYSVLGGMWSITLTDIVQFVVKTIGILFLLLPISLSAAGGFDGIKERLNDPAVFDVGTIGVSTIITYLLIYVFGLLIGQDIWQRVFTAKSPQVATWGGITSGLYCLVYAVAGAVIGTAGKALYPDIANSDEAFATIVENLLPTGVRGLVLAAALAAMMSTSSGALIACATVASTDIWKRGAKGDVHSNRMFTLVLGIVAIGIAVALNDVVAALTVAYNILVGGLLVAILGGLVWKRGTQAGAMTSMAAGSLTAIAFMVLDGVLADSPIYYSLGASLVTYVVVSLATPPTDPAVLAAWNRRVAGKATEEELVKA, from the coding sequence GTGGCTCTCGACTACGCGGTGATCGCCGCCTACGTGCTCGGCATGATCGGCATGGGCTGGTGGGGCATGCGCCGCGCCACCAGCAAGAGCGAGTACCTGGTCGCCGGACGCAGGCTCGGTTTCGCCATGTACTCCGGCACCATGTCCGCCGTCGTGCTCGGTGGCGCGTCGACCATCGGCGGCGTCGGGCTCGGCTACAAGTTCGGCATCTCCGGCGCCTGGATGGTGTTCGCCATCGGCCTCGGCATCTTGCTGCTGAGCGCCCTGTTCGCGCGCCGGATCGTGCGGCTCAAGGTCTACACGGTCTCCCAGATGCTCGACCTGCGCTACGGCGGCAGCTCGTCGATGGTGTCCGGCACGGTGATGTGGGCGTACACGCTGATGCTGACGGTCACGTCCACGATCGCGTACTCCACGATCTTCACCGTCCTCTTCGGACTGCCGAAGTCCGTCGGCGTCATCATCGGCGGCGGCATCGTGGTGCTGTACAGCGTTCTCGGCGGCATGTGGTCGATCACGCTGACCGACATCGTGCAATTCGTGGTGAAGACGATCGGCATCCTGTTCCTGCTGCTGCCGATCTCGTTGTCCGCGGCGGGCGGCTTCGACGGCATCAAGGAACGGCTGAACGACCCGGCGGTGTTCGACGTCGGCACCATCGGTGTCAGCACGATCATCACCTACCTGCTGATCTACGTGTTCGGTCTGCTGATCGGACAGGACATCTGGCAGCGCGTGTTCACCGCCAAGTCGCCGCAGGTCGCCACGTGGGGCGGGATCACGTCCGGGCTCTACTGCCTGGTCTACGCCGTCGCCGGCGCGGTGATCGGCACCGCGGGCAAGGCGCTGTACCCGGACATCGCGAACTCCGACGAGGCGTTCGCGACGATCGTGGAGAACCTGCTGCCGACCGGGGTGCGCGGGCTCGTGCTCGCGGCGGCGCTGGCGGCCATGATGTCCACGTCGTCCGGTGCGCTGATCGCCTGCGCGACCGTCGCCTCCACCGACATCTGGAAGCGCGGTGCCAAGGGCGACGTGCACTCGAACCGGATGTTCACGCTGGTGCTCGGCATCGTCGCGATCGGCATCGCGGTGGCGCTGAACGACGTCGTGGCGGCGTTGACGGTCGCCTACAACATCCTGGTCGGCGGGCTGCTGGTGGCGATCCTCGGCGGGCTGGTGTGGAAGCGCGGCACGCAGGCCGGCGCGATGACGTCGATGGCGGCCGGCTCGCTGACGGCGATCGCGTTCATGGTGCTGGACGGCGTGCTGGCCGACTCCCCGATCTACTACAGCCTCGGCGCGTCGCTGGTGACGTACGTCGTGGTCAGCCTGGCCACCCCGCCCACCGACCCGGCCGTGCTGGCGGCGTGGAACCGGCGCGTGGCGGGGAAGGCAACCGAAGAGGAACTGGTGAAAGCATGA
- a CDS encoding thiamine pyrophosphate-binding protein, which yields MTDSSGRTGGDVVVETLEALGASTVFGIPGQHALGLFDALRRSELRYVGSRTEVNAAFATDGHARLTGSVTPLLVSTGPGALQTLAGLQESAAASAPVLGISSQIPRAGLGGVRGGYLHELTDQLASFRDIVKHARVVRHASQIPSALAEAWEIALTAPYGPVWLEIPQDVLLGPAGVPPVTSVSWSPRELHPRPELVAEAVRLLDGAQRPVILAGGGASGPELAQLAEKLRAPVVSTFGGKGNFPREHPLSAQSWLEDWHTTSFLADADVLLVVGSGLGELSSNYRTFQPRGAVVQIEADLGKLESNYPALGIHAEARHALRALVSGVTARVADGVAEARVAELLTRVQDRLAAQDLALELGVLQALRAAVPDGTPTCWDMTILAYWAWSAWDPRGGAQLSAQGAGGLGYGFPAALGVAAAHDGPVLAVSGDGGAMYGISELATAAQHGSRVVWLIVDDGGYGILREYMTDAFGQATATELTRPDFVALAASFGVPATLTTPETLREDLTRAFATNGPHVVVLPAVLRMFAPTHLEHT from the coding sequence GTGACCGACTCCTCTGGACGCACCGGCGGTGACGTCGTCGTCGAGACGCTGGAGGCGCTCGGCGCGAGCACCGTCTTCGGCATTCCCGGCCAGCACGCTCTCGGGTTGTTCGACGCCTTGCGGCGGTCGGAGCTGAGGTACGTCGGGTCGCGGACGGAGGTCAACGCCGCGTTCGCCACCGATGGGCACGCACGGCTCACGGGTTCCGTGACGCCGTTGCTCGTCTCGACCGGACCGGGTGCGTTGCAGACGTTGGCCGGACTGCAGGAGTCCGCCGCTGCTTCGGCGCCCGTGCTGGGTATTTCGTCGCAGATCCCCAGGGCCGGTCTTGGCGGCGTGCGTGGTGGATACCTGCACGAGCTGACGGACCAGCTGGCGTCGTTCCGGGACATCGTGAAGCACGCACGCGTTGTCCGGCATGCGTCGCAGATCCCGTCGGCGTTGGCCGAAGCGTGGGAGATCGCGCTGACTGCGCCGTACGGTCCGGTGTGGCTGGAGATCCCGCAGGACGTGCTGCTCGGCCCGGCCGGGGTGCCGCCGGTGACGTCGGTGTCGTGGTCACCGCGCGAGCTGCACCCGCGGCCGGAGCTGGTCGCGGAGGCGGTGCGGTTGCTGGACGGTGCTCAGCGCCCGGTCATCCTGGCCGGTGGTGGCGCCTCCGGCCCCGAACTGGCCCAGCTGGCCGAGAAGCTGCGCGCACCGGTGGTGAGCACGTTCGGCGGCAAGGGCAACTTCCCCCGGGAGCACCCGCTCTCCGCGCAGTCGTGGCTGGAGGACTGGCACACCACGTCGTTCCTGGCCGACGCGGACGTGCTGCTGGTGGTGGGGTCCGGGCTCGGGGAGCTGTCCAGCAACTACCGGACGTTCCAGCCGCGCGGTGCGGTGGTCCAGATCGAGGCGGACCTCGGCAAGCTGGAGTCGAACTACCCGGCTCTCGGCATCCACGCCGAGGCCCGGCACGCGTTGCGCGCGTTGGTTTCCGGGGTCACGGCAAGGGTTGCCGACGGCGTTGCGGAGGCGCGGGTCGCGGAGTTGTTGACACGCGTACAGGATCGGTTGGCCGCGCAGGACCTCGCGCTGGAGCTCGGCGTCCTGCAAGCGTTGCGCGCCGCCGTCCCCGACGGCACCCCGACGTGCTGGGACATGACGATCCTCGCCTACTGGGCCTGGTCGGCCTGGGACCCGCGCGGCGGCGCGCAGCTCTCGGCCCAGGGCGCGGGCGGCCTCGGCTACGGCTTCCCCGCGGCGCTGGGCGTCGCGGCGGCTCACGACGGTCCGGTGCTGGCGGTCTCCGGTGACGGCGGCGCCATGTACGGCATCTCCGAGCTCGCCACCGCCGCCCAGCACGGCTCGCGCGTGGTGTGGCTGATCGTCGACGACGGCGGCTACGGCATCCTGCGCGAGTACATGACCGACGCGTTCGGCCAGGCCACCGCCACCGAGCTGACCCGCCCGGACTTCGTGGCACTCGCCGCGTCCTTCGGCGTCCCCGCGACCCTCACCACGCCGGAGACGCTGCGCGAGGACCTCACCAGGGCCTTCGCCACGAACGGCCCGCACGTGGTGGTCCTGCCCGCGGTGTTGCGCATGTTCGCCCCCACGCACCTGGAGCACACGTGA
- a CDS encoding SAM-dependent methyltransferase, translating into MAAVPAFARYEVDVRRPNAARIHDYYLGGAHNYAADRAFAKQAVRIDPELPLVTRAHRLFLRHAVRHCWEAGVRQFLDLGSGIPTCGATHQTLPDARVVYVDSDQVTATFARGLLRGEPRACAVQADLRRPEQVLRHPGVLSHLDLREPYAVLMVDVLRYVDDATGPGRVVRRYRHALPAGGFLVVSHPQPVEQLLEGLQIEAPCVVPGAYAGIGRKPQAAPGRI; encoded by the coding sequence ATGGCTGCGGTCCCCGCCTTCGCACGGTACGAGGTCGACGTACGTCGGCCGAACGCCGCGCGGATCCACGACTACTACCTGGGCGGCGCCCACAACTACGCCGCCGACCGCGCGTTCGCCAAGCAGGCGGTCCGGATCGACCCCGAGCTGCCGCTCGTCACCCGCGCCCACCGGCTCTTCCTGCGCCACGCCGTCCGGCACTGCTGGGAGGCGGGCGTCCGCCAGTTCCTCGACCTCGGCTCCGGCATCCCGACGTGCGGCGCGACGCACCAGACGCTGCCCGACGCCCGTGTCGTCTACGTGGACTCCGACCAGGTGACCGCCACCTTCGCCCGCGGCCTGCTGCGCGGCGAGCCGCGGGCGTGCGCGGTCCAGGCCGACCTGCGCCGCCCCGAGCAGGTGCTGCGACATCCCGGCGTGCTGTCCCACCTGGACCTGCGCGAGCCGTACGCGGTGCTGATGGTGGACGTCCTGCGGTACGTCGACGACGCCACCGGTCCCGGCCGGGTCGTCCGCCGCTACCGGCACGCGTTGCCCGCCGGCGGTTTCCTCGTGGTCTCGCACCCGCAGCCGGTCGAGCAGCTGCTGGAGGGCCTGCAGATCGAGGCGCCGTGCGTGGTCCCCGGCGCGTACGCGGGAATCGGTCGCAAGCCGCAGGCGGCCCCCGGCCGTATCTGA
- a CDS encoding M50 family metallopeptidase, whose product MLSDELLTHEVLITWGTALAAFLAVALSAVWRLTRNVITIAHEGGHALLAVLTGRRLSGIKLHSDTSGLTVSRGKPRGPGMVLTALAGYTAPSLLGFGAALLITNDQIRLMLWITIAFLAAMLVMIRNVFGVLSIIVTGGAFFFISFYASPEVRDAAAYVFAWFLLLGGVRPVWELQVKRWRRQAPRSDADQLAWLTGVPALGWVTLFGLVSVAALIGGGALLLGRW is encoded by the coding sequence ATGCTCTCGGACGAACTGCTCACGCACGAGGTCCTGATCACGTGGGGCACCGCGCTGGCCGCCTTCCTGGCCGTGGCCCTGTCCGCGGTCTGGCGCCTGACCCGCAACGTCATCACCATCGCCCACGAGGGCGGCCACGCCCTGCTGGCCGTCTTGACGGGCCGTCGCCTCAGCGGCATCAAGCTGCACTCCGACACCAGCGGCCTCACCGTCTCCCGCGGCAAACCCCGCGGCCCCGGCATGGTCCTCACCGCACTGGCCGGCTACACCGCCCCGTCCCTGCTCGGCTTCGGCGCGGCCCTGCTCATCACGAACGACCAGATCCGCCTGATGCTCTGGATCACCATCGCCTTCCTGGCGGCGATGCTCGTCATGATCCGCAACGTGTTCGGCGTGCTGTCCATCATCGTGACGGGCGGCGCCTTCTTCTTCATCTCCTTCTACGCCTCGCCCGAGGTCCGCGACGCCGCCGCCTACGTCTTCGCCTGGTTCCTGCTGCTCGGCGGGGTGCGGCCGGTGTGGGAGCTGCAGGTCAAGCGGTGGCGGCGGCAGGCGCCCAGGTCGGACGCGGACCAGCTGGCGTGGCTCACTGGAGTGCCGGCGCTGGGCTGGGTGACGCTGTTCGGGCTGGTGAGCGTGGCGGCGCTGATCGGGGGAGGGGCGCTGCTGCTGGGCCGCTGGTGA
- a CDS encoding aminobutyraldehyde dehydrogenase, producing MIVANFINGTSSPAADTSPLIDPATGVEFGRAAVSRAAEVDAAVSAAATAFVSWSRTTPSERQQALLKLADLLESNAATIADAEVRETGKIRSVLVEEEIPQCADQIRFFAGAARALSSASAGEYLPGHTSYQRREPVGVIAQITPWNYPLMMAVWKIAPALAAGNTVVLKPADTTPSSSVLLASLAAEVLPPGVVNVVLGDRDTGRLLVEHPVPAMVSLTGSTRAGAEVARSAAATVKRLHLELGGNAPVLVFDDADVVTAAEGIVGAAFYNAGQDCTAASRVLVHTSVFDSFVEALVKVASSQVPGFDFGPLNSQAQLDRVLGLVSRSSGLVHCGGRRHGSDGFFLEPTVVSGVSQDDELVQEEAFAPVITVQTFASDDEAVALANGVPQGLASSIWTRDAGRVAALSARLDFGIVWVNTHGLVASEMPHGGFGASGYGKDLSMHGLEDYTRVKHVMIAH from the coding sequence GTGATCGTCGCGAACTTCATCAACGGCACCTCTTCGCCCGCCGCGGACACCTCACCGCTGATCGACCCCGCAACGGGCGTCGAGTTCGGCCGTGCCGCCGTCTCCCGCGCCGCCGAGGTCGACGCCGCGGTCTCCGCCGCCGCCACCGCGTTCGTGTCGTGGTCGCGCACCACCCCTTCGGAACGCCAGCAGGCGTTGCTGAAGCTGGCCGACCTGCTGGAGTCCAACGCCGCGACCATCGCCGATGCGGAGGTCCGCGAAACCGGCAAGATCCGCTCGGTGCTGGTCGAGGAGGAGATCCCCCAGTGCGCCGACCAGATCCGCTTCTTCGCGGGCGCCGCCCGTGCGCTGTCGTCGGCCTCCGCCGGGGAGTACCTGCCCGGCCACACCTCCTACCAGCGCCGCGAGCCCGTGGGTGTGATCGCCCAGATCACCCCGTGGAACTACCCGCTGATGATGGCCGTCTGGAAGATCGCCCCGGCGTTGGCCGCCGGCAACACGGTGGTGTTGAAGCCCGCCGACACCACACCGTCTTCGTCTGTGCTGCTCGCCTCACTGGCCGCCGAGGTGCTGCCGCCCGGTGTGGTCAACGTCGTGCTGGGTGACCGCGACACCGGCCGCCTGCTCGTCGAACACCCCGTTCCCGCGATGGTGTCGCTGACCGGCTCCACGCGCGCTGGTGCCGAGGTGGCCCGTTCCGCTGCTGCGACGGTGAAGCGGCTGCACCTCGAACTCGGTGGCAACGCACCGGTCTTGGTGTTCGACGACGCGGACGTGGTCACTGCCGCGGAGGGGATCGTCGGCGCCGCCTTCTACAACGCGGGCCAGGACTGCACGGCCGCCTCTCGCGTTCTGGTGCACACGTCGGTTTTCGACTCGTTCGTCGAGGCGTTGGTGAAGGTGGCGTCTTCGCAGGTGCCCGGTTTCGACTTCGGTCCGTTGAACTCGCAGGCGCAGCTCGACCGCGTGCTGGGATTGGTGTCGCGGTCCTCAGGACTGGTCCACTGTGGAGGGCGACGGCACGGGTCTGATGGCTTCTTCCTGGAGCCCACCGTGGTTTCGGGGGTGTCGCAGGACGACGAGCTCGTACAGGAAGAGGCGTTCGCGCCGGTGATCACCGTGCAGACGTTCGCCTCCGACGACGAAGCCGTGGCGTTGGCCAATGGCGTGCCGCAGGGGTTGGCGTCGTCGATCTGGACGCGGGATGCGGGGCGTGTCGCGGCTTTGAGCGCACGGCTCGACTTCGGGATCGTGTGGGTGAACACGCACGGGCTCGTGGCGTCGGAGATGCCGCACGGCGGGTTCGGGGCGTCGGGGTATGGGAAGGACTTGTCGATGCACGGGCTGGAGGACTACACGCGCGTGAAGCACGTGATGATCGCCCACTAG
- a CDS encoding PucR family transcriptional regulator ligand-binding domain-containing protein: MHTVPLRELVARADLGLTVLCGSSGLDRPVRWAHVSELADPTPYLVGEELLLTAGVRFPGDVPGYVAGLVSSGVSAIGFGVEPEFREVPSPLVEACAQQGMPLLAVPPSTPFLAVSQALGALLAEIAVREQRMLADSQRALTRAATRVRPVESVLTTLAVVLGCRADLVEPASAPDDVASLVDRVASGTGPRSASAQVGDEHVTLDPVESSVLVVRRASPLSPAERAVVTVALALLGLLRRDVESERGRLARLAASLLRAEVPGLAGVLGPGPYRVVAGESRRTTTCWPGGTGRWCRGGRRVLALVRPGW; the protein is encoded by the coding sequence GTGCACACCGTCCCACTGCGCGAGCTCGTCGCGCGAGCAGACCTCGGGCTGACCGTCCTGTGTGGATCATCCGGGCTGGACCGGCCGGTCCGCTGGGCGCACGTGTCCGAGCTCGCCGACCCGACGCCGTACCTGGTCGGGGAGGAGCTGCTGCTCACGGCCGGGGTGCGGTTCCCCGGCGACGTGCCCGGCTACGTCGCCGGGCTGGTGTCCTCGGGGGTCTCGGCGATCGGGTTCGGGGTGGAGCCGGAGTTCCGCGAGGTGCCGTCGCCGCTGGTCGAGGCCTGTGCGCAGCAGGGGATGCCGCTGCTGGCTGTGCCGCCGTCCACCCCGTTCCTCGCGGTGTCGCAGGCGTTGGGCGCGTTGCTCGCCGAGATCGCCGTGCGGGAGCAGCGGATGCTCGCGGACAGCCAGCGCGCGCTCACCCGTGCCGCCACCCGCGTCCGGCCGGTGGAGTCGGTGCTGACCACGCTGGCGGTCGTGCTGGGCTGCCGCGCGGACCTCGTGGAACCGGCGAGCGCGCCGGACGACGTGGCGTCGCTGGTGGACCGGGTGGCGTCGGGCACCGGCCCCCGTTCGGCCTCCGCCCAGGTGGGTGACGAGCACGTGACGCTCGACCCGGTCGAGTCGTCGGTGCTCGTGGTGCGGCGGGCGAGTCCGCTGTCACCGGCCGAACGGGCCGTGGTCACGGTGGCGCTGGCGTTGCTCGGGCTGCTGCGCAGGGACGTGGAGAGCGAACGCGGGCGGCTCGCGCGGCTGGCGGCGTCGCTGCTGCGGGCTGAGGTCCCCGGCCTGGCCGGCGTGCTGGGACCGGGGCCGTACCGGGTGGTCGCGGGGGAGTCGCGGCGGACTACGACGTGCTGGCCAGGCGGTACGGGCCGGTGGTGTCGGGGTGGGCGACGGGTTCTCGCGCTGGTCCGGCCGGGGTGGTGA
- a CDS encoding DUF4383 domain-containing protein, translating to MTHRVTVKVAGLQPVQVLAGLAGIAFIVFGVVGFTRTGIGDWTTHSFVLGFSVNALHNLVHVVVGALGLVMALGSGLARLYGWLLFAGYGALFVWGLMITGIVAQNPVSEAGNPLALNTNDNWLHLGLALFGLLLAVMPARRKLIEEEPDLPEPREAHDDRAHDDVRHDHVGDDRRIEQVDPAVTPRAQEPITKEQAVVDPKTDRVDRDKISDRIKH from the coding sequence ATGACCCACCGCGTCACTGTCAAGGTCGCCGGTCTGCAACCGGTGCAGGTGCTGGCAGGGCTGGCCGGCATCGCGTTCATCGTGTTCGGCGTCGTGGGCTTCACCCGCACCGGCATCGGCGACTGGACCACACACTCGTTCGTGCTCGGGTTCTCGGTGAACGCGCTGCACAACCTGGTGCACGTGGTCGTCGGAGCGCTCGGTCTGGTGATGGCTCTCGGTTCGGGCCTCGCCCGGCTGTACGGATGGCTGCTCTTCGCCGGTTACGGCGCGCTGTTCGTGTGGGGCCTGATGATCACCGGCATCGTGGCCCAGAACCCGGTGTCCGAGGCCGGCAACCCGTTGGCGCTCAACACGAACGACAACTGGCTGCACCTCGGCCTCGCCCTGTTCGGCCTGCTGCTCGCGGTCATGCCCGCGCGCCGCAAGCTGATCGAGGAGGAGCCGGACCTGCCCGAGCCGCGTGAGGCGCACGACGACCGTGCGCACGACGACGTGCGTCACGACCACGTCGGTGACGACCGCCGGATCGAGCAGGTGGACCCGGCCGTCACCCCGCGCGCACAGGAGCCCATCACGAAGGAGCAGGCCGTGGTGGACCCGAAGACCGACCGCGTGGACCGCGACAAGATCAGCGATCGGATCAAGCACTAG
- the speB gene encoding agmatinase, whose protein sequence is MIGPVDSSQVPRYAGPATFARLPRLDQVAHADVAVVGIPFDTGVSYRPGARFAPSAVREASRLLRPYHPGLDVSPFERVQVADGGDVAVNPFHIGEAIETIEGAASELQAGGTRLVTIGGDHTIALPLLRAVSRIHGPVALLHFDAHLDTWDTYFGEPYTHGTPFRRAVEEGILDTEAISHVGTRGPLYGKKDLEDDRRLGFGIVTSSDVLRRGVDETVDALRQRIGSRPVYVSIDIDVLDPAHAPGTGTPEAGGMTSRELLEILRGLRGLNLVGADVVEVAPAYDHADITSVAASHVAYDLVSLMALKEGA, encoded by the coding sequence ATGATCGGCCCCGTCGACTCCTCGCAGGTCCCGCGCTACGCGGGCCCGGCGACCTTCGCCCGGCTGCCGCGCCTGGACCAGGTGGCGCACGCGGACGTCGCGGTGGTGGGGATCCCGTTCGACACCGGCGTCTCCTACCGGCCCGGTGCGCGGTTCGCACCCTCGGCGGTGCGGGAGGCGTCCCGGTTGCTGCGCCCGTACCACCCCGGCCTGGACGTGTCGCCGTTCGAACGCGTGCAGGTCGCGGACGGCGGGGACGTCGCGGTGAACCCGTTCCACATCGGCGAGGCGATCGAGACCATCGAGGGCGCGGCGTCCGAGCTGCAGGCCGGGGGCACGCGGTTGGTGACGATCGGCGGTGACCACACGATCGCGCTGCCGTTGCTGAGGGCGGTGTCGCGGATCCACGGACCTGTTGCGCTGCTGCACTTCGACGCACACCTGGACACGTGGGACACGTACTTCGGTGAGCCGTACACACACGGCACGCCGTTCCGCCGTGCCGTCGAGGAAGGCATCCTCGACACCGAGGCGATCTCCCACGTCGGCACGCGCGGGCCGTTGTACGGCAAGAAGGACCTGGAGGACGACCGGCGGCTCGGGTTCGGCATCGTCACGTCGTCGGACGTCCTGCGGCGAGGTGTCGACGAGACGGTCGACGCGCTGCGGCAGCGGATCGGGTCGCGGCCGGTGTACGTGTCGATCGACATCGACGTGCTGGACCCGGCGCACGCGCCCGGCACCGGCACGCCGGAGGCCGGTGGGATGACGTCGCGGGAGCTGCTGGAGATCCTGCGAGGGCTGCGGGGGCTGAACCTGGTCGGCGCGGACGTCGTGGAGGTCGCTCCGGCCTACGACCACGCGGACATCACTTCTGTGGCAGCCTCTCACGTTGCGTACGACCTCGTGAGTTTGATGGCTCTGAAGGAGGGCGCGTGA
- a CDS encoding helix-turn-helix domain-containing protein, with protein MASAFARRELAALLARPELVETLRAWLAQHGSWDRAAAVLGVHRNSVRHRIGHVERLLGRDLGSADARAALWLALTWLD; from the coding sequence GTGGCGTCCGCGTTCGCCCGCAGGGAGCTCGCGGCGCTGCTCGCGAGGCCGGAGCTGGTCGAGACGCTGAGGGCCTGGCTGGCCCAGCACGGCAGCTGGGACCGGGCCGCGGCGGTGCTCGGCGTGCACCGCAACAGCGTCCGGCACCGCATCGGGCACGTCGAACGACTGCTCGGCCGCGACCTCGGTTCGGCCGATGCCCGAGCGGCGCTGTGGCTCGCGCTGACGTGGCTCGATTAA